A region from the Pleurocapsa minor HA4230-MV1 genome encodes:
- a CDS encoding beta/gamma crystallin family protein, whose protein sequence is MTKIDNQSKSLYNIVVVEDIDHESAAAISGGALKATDVTLYSESDSYGAQFSSNKKIEDLTEFGFNDATGSITIRNDKAWRFYEDVNFGGKYIDVGPGQSVNAGDFGMKISSFKALP, encoded by the coding sequence ATGACTAAGATCGATAACCAATCTAAATCTCTCTATAACATTGTAGTTGTAGAAGATATTGACCATGAATCTGCTGCTGCTATTTCTGGTGGAGCGTTAAAAGCTACAGATGTGACTTTATACTCCGAATCAGACTCATACGGAGCTCAATTTTCCAGTAATAAAAAAATAGAAGACTTAACTGAGTTTGGTTTTAATGATGCTACTGGATCTATTACTATCCGTAATGATAAAGCATGGAGATTCTATGAAGATGTAAATTTTGGAGGCAAATATATTGACGTAGGGCCAGGTCAAAGTGTTAATGCTGGTGATTTTGGCATGAAAATATCCTCTTTCAAAGCCCTACCATAG
- a CDS encoding beta/gamma crystallin family protein: MTKINNQSNRLDNINFVQDLDNESAAAVSGGKAVPDVILYSKKNRRGKSLQVNDGIADLSKDNFDDSSSSVVVNSGTWRLYTEPNFKGQSIDVESDTARDLPGRFNNSISSLKSI, from the coding sequence ATGACTAAGATTAACAATCAGTCCAATCGTCTAGATAACATTAACTTCGTGCAAGATCTTGACAATGAATCTGCTGCCGCCGTTTCTGGGGGGAAAGCAGTACCAGATGTAATCCTCTATTCTAAGAAAAATCGACGAGGAAAATCCTTGCAAGTCAACGATGGAATAGCAGATTTGAGCAAGGACAACTTCGACGATAGCAGTTCATCTGTTGTAGTCAACAGTGGGACTTGGAGGTTGTACACAGAGCCGAATTTTAAGGGCCAATCTATTGATGTTGAATCAGATACTGCTCGCGATCTTCCTGGGAGATTTAACAACTCAATCTCTTCCTTAAAATCTATTTAA